In Peromyscus maniculatus bairdii isolate BWxNUB_F1_BW_parent chromosome 21, HU_Pman_BW_mat_3.1, whole genome shotgun sequence, one DNA window encodes the following:
- the LOC143269977 gene encoding uncharacterized protein LOC143269977 produces MGRRQGRSTYNKMKSNTASPEPSPPPTSRPEHQKLEEAEENSLMNNIIKKVEACVEEKTRKLEERYKQLEERANKLEENNKVLEENNKVLEENNKVLKENNKVLKENREKAMKQIKETVQDLKREIEKIKKTQTEGMLEIENLSKRSGTSYASITNRMQEMEERISGVEDTVEEIDSSVNERP; encoded by the coding sequence atgggcagacgtcaaggcagaagtacatacaacaaaatgaagagcaatacagcatcaccagaacctagcccgcctccaacatctagacctgaacatcaaaaattggaagaagcagaagaaaacagccttatgaataacatcataaaGAAGGTAGaagcttgtgtagaggaaaagacaagaaaattggaagaacgctataaacaactagaggaaagggcaaacaaattagaagaaaacaataaagtcctggaagaaaacaataaagtcctggaagaaaacaataaagtactgaaagaaaacaataaagtactgaaagaaaatcgtgaaaaagcaatgaaacaaataaaggaaacagtccaagacctgaaaagggaaatagaaaaaataaagaagacacaaacagaggggatgctggaaatagaaaatctgagtaaacgatcgggAACTTCatatgcaagtataaccaacagaatgcaagagatggaagagaggatctctggcgttgaagatacagtagaagaaatagattcatcagtcaatga